In Lytechinus pictus isolate F3 Inbred chromosome 17, Lp3.0, whole genome shotgun sequence, the genomic window ggggggcttggaggAACATGGACCCTCAAGGTTtacacgaccaagaaaaaaaaggaaactagggtaaattgttatttttatgtcaaaatctttcacaaaattagatttttgtattaaaaatatcaaaatgatttGCTCAAAGTGGATTTTCTCAAACGAGCATATTGTGCAATTGTTTGGGAAGAGAGAAATGACTTTTGCTGAGTAAGCCCTAATGCTTCGTGTCCCACTCAGCGAACAACGTCACTGAAATCAAATTTCGTTTCTTAACCTTGTGTACGTCTGAATTTCAAATaccttttctctttattttctcgtccttttatttcaaattgtcaTGGAAATAAaatccaagattttccaaagTGGGGGTTACAATTCCCCaagaaaatttgaccaaaaaagcGGGGTTTTactaaaaatgaaggtcatttgtcCCACGTGAAATTTGACCAGCCAAAAAAAGTCCTCACTTGTCTATGTACGccatattcccattaaaaatatttgcttttatatcctacatagattgaATCTTGTAcagtgattggttcaaatagcatcatgtgaccgaatatatttcaactatgatgttgcgtcaTGTCAcctcagtcagtccgcaagccctgaaaaaggagcttcttttatccaagtgatattcatgactagagggtttttgcatagttaatgagcttggtgcgaaccaaaacacctctttttattcggccattactgctctaaatattgaccaaatttcatgtttttggtatctttgtaaagaagaagaatcattctttcaggtcacgtgtttggatttttaaaagaatgttgtgatataggaaaaaaatttgatctaaaacatgaaacaaaatattttttcacgcaacaaaagttgttgttttcacacttaatttctgtttgggcacaaatgatttttagatcatgataaagctgaagatctaagctttaatatgatatgatttttataagaagatgtattttagatgggtcagcagccagcttttcataggccaagtacaatttgcagctcaaaaacaagaatactgcgctctgattggtcatagagaccacacacccacgcaaattccaatgttccccacactgggcctctgcaaggtcacactcaccatgtggtaatctcttcaaattacccgcgcctgtttgttttgaaaacagtattcagccaatcagaactctggattttatgttactcagaaatttcagaaatctcgtcttgtatcttgatggaaaaagctggctgcagacccatctaaaagatgccacatatcaagagtgacattgtaagaaagtatagagtttgagctttctgatgatataaataatgttggtgcctaaaacacaaaatgttgcacaatttgcaagtgaaaacagaggaagaaaattctgtttgatgcatcttttcaggtaaaaaattcacttatttatcaaaatatttcattcaaaagaaatgaccaatataaaagagtaacatttactcttgcccatggtacaaaaataatcaatatcactcaaggagaaagtggttaaattctttgagaaagaaagtctcacaattcacgagattttgcagggacatgaattcagccacgagaggacttggataaatcttgctcatttgctcattaacacaggggcttgcggactgactgacctcgatatatttttcgctataccaatattctgacgtcattatttcagaaaactggATTTTAGCTAAACTCTCGGACGCACCGGCCAGCgagctctctctcccgggcaagtcACGCGATGTgtcggcgcaggcactaatctgcgttccgctgagcgcggtggctcggagaaaagtaggtaattcgaCGAAAGTAACCGGACTTTGCAAGCTCAGCGCATAGAATTTGGTTATAAatgaggatataaaacaaatctatcaggcgtttcattcgaaagcatatttccctcggggcttcgcccctcgggaaaaatattAATTGCCAGGCCAACCTCAGGtaaaataattccactatactttctcaaagcctgatatatttgtttattatcctcaaagggggggggggggcacacttgtatATGAACGGCATCTTTGCATTAAAAAGATTGACTATGACTATCAAAAAGGAGGGGGCACGGGCGAGATGTGCAATccgccaacccccccccccccccccgatccgccaATGCACTTAAAGTAAATTTACTTTAAGCTATGTTCAGTCACGCCAACGAAACCGAAGGCATGTCATTGGTAATACGTACATTGTTAATCGGTCTGGGGTCGGTTATCCAGTCTGTAGTCGATTATTCGGTCTGTAGTCGATTATGTAAGATGGTCCGAGATTCTGGAACTCCCTCAGTGAAGATATCATTAATAGCCCATCATTCagttcttttaaaaacaaacttaaaaatcatttcccTAAATCATACAGACCATCATTTCCTCAATTTTGAATAACCATATCCTTAAATTCACCATTTCATGTAGCTGCGCGTTGAAGTCCTGCTCTATGatctttctttatctcttttcccttttattttcatatccctCGTgtgtgtttccttttttttttcttgtaggcCAAGAGCATATGCTCTCAAGTAGTTTAACATGGACATTTTTGgtaacaagctgatttttttcaggATACATGTAGGTCCAGAAATATGTCTAAAATAGAAGTCCTCATATATCCTCCTTGAGGGGTTTCCGTAATCCAAGATgacgtccaaaatggccgccattcaaAGAAAATGGACATAACTCACTCATCCTCCATCCTAGACATCCAATTTGGTGCATATATCATGGTTTAACGGGGTAAAAAGAGCTATTCAGATTCTGGAACTCCCTTAGTGAAGATATCATTAATAGCCCATCATTCagttcttttaaaaacaaacttaaaaatcatttccttAAATCATACAGGCCATCATTTCCTCAATTTCCtcgattttattttcaacagaaatgacataaatattgatacaaatcattttcatacatttataacacacatttacgatacaaatcattgtcattatgaTTATATGCAACAACatcaatgataataaacatataaagaaatatacGAAATATGGAACATTTTGTAGACAAATTATAGTATATGATTTAAATAGTAAAAAAAGGTATCTGTGGAAATGGGAGATTCACTCAAAAACATAGCTTGTATAATGTGAACCTCCCTAAGGAAGAGAAAGGaggagagagagcgagagacgCAATAGTTGCTATTTGCCTACGGAGACTTAACTGAAGAGATAAAAAGAACGAGATAACACACGGAACGAAACAAAACTAAATAAGAGTTaaataaaacgaaaaaaaaacaggacgacaaaaaagaaaaataaacttaaataaAAACAGGAATAATTGCGACcgaaaagagaataaaaaaaatgataaagacaaaaaaataacttgatgtctgagaggagaaaataagaagcAGGAATTATTTATGAAGATCTCTGAAGGATTTAAGTAAGAacttttttcatttgtcttttAAAAGAATGTAGGTAAGGGCTGTTTTTCTATGTTATTGTCGAGGGAGTTCCAAAATCTAGGGCCATCGAACATAAATGTACTCTTTGCCAATAAAGTTCTAAAACGGGGTTAATGAAATTCGTTAGATTGCCTAGAAGGGTAATTTGGAAAAGACCGATTATGAGGAAACAGAATAAAAATACACTTGGAAGggtatttttgtcaaatttaaacataaatcgtcctaaatgaaataagtatagGTCGCTTATCATCAGCAATTGGCTATCAAAAATAGTGGGTCTGTGTGTGAACggtgccgggtaaaaatggcagaggtaaaaatggcataggtaataatggcaaaggtaaaaatggcataggtaataatggcaaaggtaaaaatggcaaaggtaaaaatggcagaggtaataatggcagaggtaaaaatggcaaaggtaaaaatggcagagttgtgcatttaactgttttgtgaaaaataagcgaaacttaaaaatgtcataactttcttattttacatctgatttcgatgaaatttgcagcgttatgtttgtttgatttttctctatcgattcaaatcaacaattttctggggtggacttgacctttaagcctACTTTGACCTAATGCTCTTGGCCTattgttctttgtttttgtctcgcccaccaaaCATGAAGGCGAGACtgagggatccaaatgtcgtccgttaCGAAcattatgacacctaactctgcaatcGTAAGtcatttttcaaccaaacttggatgttggacttgggggacctgcatgatTTCCCATTCAAGGTTTCAGATAATTATCCCTGCTGTTCAATGTTTAATATTAACCCAATCGCAATTAAACGAAGAAAGTGTTAATAATGGATGAATCAATCCATTGCTACAATAAATagctttttttctctctgatttccgtattttgttttaaaaagtaGTATGCCCCGATACAGACATCCAAATTCTAAAAATACACATCATAAAGTAAAGTGGCCTTTAAAGatcattgtttttttgtgtAAATGTATAAAGATAGTAAATAGTCAGATCCGTTTCTACTGCACCCATGCAAGTCCTTGCTCGCCACGTGCGCTCATATCTGTTGTATTATCCAATGAATCAATATTTACTTTCTAACCTCGCATCTTTAGTTTTTATTGGTCGCAAAATGTAATAGAGTGAATCGTTTAAATACATATCAGAAGGAGTAGTGTGTTTACTTTAGAACCAAAGACATGAAAGagggaaattttgaaaatgaccGCTGCCGGGGGAAAAGAGCCAAATTCGATTTCTGACATCAGTTCCTGTGCGAAAAAGCCGTATGTCTTGTATGGTGTAAGACCTATCCGAAGGGTGTACTCTATATTTTTACCAAGGTTATGAGAAAAATGGATAGATTACAGTGAGGGTGACGACATTCTTCAAATTTAAATGAACAGGAATTCCGCAAAGTTTACGCCACCAGTGTCTTATTGAGACAGTGAGGTTCTTCAAAAATCCCAAATTTGCTGAATGAATACCTAAATTTGGCTCTGCAATTCTTATAAAAGCTGAGGACATCAGACCTTACCGTCACACATCCGAAACAGGTAAAAGAAtttgaatatcttttttttttcaatctaaagCACTGATTCTTATCCTGCCGTTTGATAGCCGATCTGGAGAACTATAAAGGAGTCTACTTAGCCACATCTTGTGAACCATATagtgtttttttaatacacagtaTTCTTTTCACTTGTGCGTTAATGATGGTATGtattttctgttatttctttttctctctgtttcattcttttatggatttttGTCACTTGTTTGTACCTATCTCATTATAAAAGACGAAATATATCTATGTTCGAAATCAACAATTAATAGACAATATATCGATAGATAATTATATTTGTCGCCCATTTCACCAGCAACAACATAGTACCACGCACTGTCTTAACAGTTCATCCACTGGATATATACATCCTCAAAAACAGGCAAACGAAAAGCCATTctcaaaataatgttttgttgAAGATCAATATTTGCCAATTATAGCTTACATTGAGTATGCTGGGTTACATAATCATGGAGATGATAGTGAATTGTCTTCAATCATGAAGGCCTAAATGGAGCCTAATTTCGTGTCACAGATCATTATTTCGAAAGAAAAGACTGGGGAATGGTAATGATagttataaccattttgaatttttctacCAGATCGACTTAACCGACtatgttcatattcttttaaatatgttttactataaataggcctaattaattgggttttttttagatattcaaTATTACTTCAAAACTTTTTCGCCATccacttttgtttttataataaaaatagtagtagtagtagtcatggtagtagtagtagtagtagtagtagtagtagtagtagtaggagtagaggtagtagtagtagtagtagtaataataataataataatagtgatgtcTTATATTGAGCGCATATACCGTCCAGAGACGCTAATGGCGCTAGCTCATCAACTGTTATTTTGGATATACATAAATGCATATAAACAACTACAGGTATAAATGTAAATGAAGTCAACAAAAAGTTTTTAAGTTGCTAGAACTACAGTTTTGCATCACCGATGCAAATCTGTATATCGACGATGGAATCCGATAAGGATTAGCTGGTTCACATATAGCCCTAGATCTAATTGTCCATGTGGTTGTTTTTACAGGAGTCGAGGATCCGTCTTCTACTTTGCCTTTCTGTCGTCGGGACTATAACATTAGTCCAATCCCTGCCAACACACCGGGAAGCTCGATCAGTCATTGGGGACCTGGACCTTCCCAGGAGAGTATTCTGGTCCAACGTGAGTTACGATGTCTCTGTACCTTACGTGAGCCTTGATGAATGGGACCGTATCCGCGCTGATGTGGAGTCATCGGTCCGTTTAGCGCGTCGGAGTGATACTCAGTGTCGTCCAACGCTGCCATTGGAACCCACGTTGCCCAGAGACCTCAGCCTATGCCCGTGGTCCTACCATACTGAAGATGAAGATCCTGACAGGTTCCCCGTCATCATTCCTCAGGCTTACTGTCAATGTTCACGATGCCACTTCAGTAGGCTAATCAACTTCCAAGCCATCGCCGAGCTCCCAGGGATTCGATCTACTTCGGCTTGCAAGGAGGTATATGAGAACCGACGTGTTCTTCGCCGGGCAGTCCCGGGTGATGAAACGTCTCCATACGTTCCATATGACGTACCCGTATCGGTGGCGTGTGTGTGCCAGAAACACATATCTTAAATCCAGTTCAGTTCATGTGTTTCAGTTATTCTTTAACATGTAACGCCTAAAAGTGCCTATGTGGGTTCAGCTACTTGTAGTTCTTTAAAAGAACATGTTGGtatttcatattgaaattatCAGTTTTAAAGCATCACCTTGTTCTAGTGTAAGATTCATAATAACAACATCAATGTCTGTATTTAATCGTATTTATTCATTGATAGGACTTCGTAATTACAAAAGTATAATGTTCTTTGTATTCGTTTGTATACTAGTAATATTAATGGATAATATTTTAAAACTCATGTGAGCTACAGCCTGCAGgagaaaaacatattttgttaaAGTTCCAACATAATGAGGCCTTTAGCGTTCGCCAGATCTCTGTAGGCCTCAAAACAGTGGTGGGGGATCCACGCTCCGACAAGCAGTGTTTCTTTTAGGGAATTCCCTCATTTCCAGTCCAGATAaggttttttgttttaattatcgTACATATTTTATAATGTATCTGTCGTTGATTTGTAAAAAAGGCTTATGCATATGGTGGAAATTTATATAAACTTGAACCTTGAAAACtacaatattaaatattttagaGGGAATTTCATCGAAGTGATTGTTAATGAAtgttacatattcaaattaatcattttgacaatttttgccTTTCAGATAAATCGGATTACAAACATATTTATAATACGAACCATAAATTGTGAAGACATAAGTTTATGATAGTATCCTGTTCAGCTACAGAttacatacccccccccctttatcgGTACCATCACTCACTCCCTCAATCAATCGGTAGACCTATACTTATATTTTTGTTTCGCCAAATGTcatgacattttgaaaagacGATTGCTGAGAGCGagtatagaaatatataatctttatcatcaacattatgATTAGGAGTAGAATGTACCAATAATTACGCAAAGAAATCATTGCTTAAATTACTTCAATACCTGCAAGAATTTCGTCAAGATTACATCATATGtaaacagtggcgtaactacggggggcatggggggcacgtgccccccccccccccccccatcgactggctaaaaaaaaaaacggggaaaattagaaaaacagggaaaaagggagagaaacgtagtgggaaagaagaaagtatTGTTCAATATAatgttatgattatgttatgttatacagtgcgtatcaaaaaaaagtttacactttgaaaaagccctgggaattaaaaaatatacaacatgtgtgTAATTTGTTCACGTATAATCTCGGGTTTGGGtttcatctatccaatgaaagtaaaagttttgacagaatgttacacttaagtgagcactgtccattttgtaaagctcgcagaaatctgtttgtgCAGAAacgcttgttttcacgctgtgacaaggggaaagggcgaaatcaaacttacactGCGAAAAATTTCTCATatatttcccttgcacttttagtcaattgaaataaaacggatacattcaagcattttgtaacaattttgcaacccaaattgaaatttcaacacctATTAAGCACAACCtataccctttttgtgccagctagatctgaggacataactgaatctgaacaaaagtatatatcagacatctccatcATTTGTTCACTAAGTTTTAAtaatttaaagtgggtttacttttcatttgtcatttaatacttgtttctccacacttcccaagcttgacaatgattaacaaaatgaaaatcaagcctaagcaatttcatgtaaatcacagctcagtgttaagcaaatatcgtcacgatggcctcggtgtgtggagGAGTGGGTTGGGGCACAATGcactcttcaaagtgttttgggcaaggaaacaagttaaaaagggtaaaagatatcttcaaatcaattttactagctaaattccacgtgatCTTCATTATTAAGGTCTactttattcgcataactattataaagttctgcgcaaatcatttttcactaacttttcaaaagtaagtggtgctcactcaagcggaaatatttttcgacagttatatcttcatttgcttaaatggatctgtaccaatattaaaatgtgggaaaatcttcaggatattacaaatgtataattaaaCAGAATTTTTTCTCAGTGTaacctttttttgatacgcactgtattacataaaaaacattttgttcataactttgtgaaacataatttgctcagggccaatgcatgtcttcattgttcttgttgctcgcattgtctgattaacgagatatataatcctgttgtgctaaaacatcccgttttcaagtcaatatacaccaaatatatttcctcgcacttcgaattattgttttatgtagtgacatatgcttctttttcatgactgcCCCATTTTAAgttcttaatataaaacatttcctttccgtgcttacgttcgcattagtggattggtaaGATacgtctgctcttcatgaattcctaaaatcagtcctttaAAATgtcccctcttcaggtctggatttcctaaattttcagctcgcgcttcgcgctcgcaatatttgattagtgagatgcgtatgataatcatgattaaaatgacTATAAAAAgttcttcatgtgtttagatgtaattctaacaaaattagcatgcgcttggcactcgcattaaatgactatggtgagatatgtgtactcttaatggattcataaaacatagtccttaaaatgtccctgtttgggagtcaataaatagaaaaatttcagctcgcgcttcgcgctcgcattgtttgtttagcgagaaaAGTACGTATCATacttacaaaaatttgcttataatgtcccttttaaggtctgaatgtaaacaaaattcagctcgcgctcgcattatgtatCAGTGATCCgcttaatggcactgtccttaaaatgtctctattaggtcagtatacttggcaactgagcgcgcttcgcgcgctcactaagtgactcaaaatctttgctggtgcccccccccccatgccgtgacccacggtacgccactgtatggaAACTAATGGGTAACCTTCAAGCCTGGTATGTTATATATGTTATCTCTACTATGTAACATGTGCATAAAGAATGTATTTATACAATATGTAATTACCCATAATACACTGCCTGGATATTGTCGAGTTCAACATCTTCAAGGGCATtgcgttttcatttttttaatattccgaTTTTCATGCTTGAAGTAGGGCCTATACTGTTATAAATtatattgttttcattgaaaatgtttcattttaaatacCTGTTTAATATTGGAGTTGAAGTTTATGAGACATTTCCATGCAGTCTATAGCAATTGATCACGATTACGGTTAATGTAAACTTAATCAAAAGTATATAAAAATGAAGTGTGCTTTCAGTTAAAAGATATCCATGTCTTTTCCTTTATTCCAAATGGAAATTGTCTTAAGTTATTGCCTTGTCTTGATACTTTCTATAATTCCTTGTGAcatacaaatgttttatttatcattggGCTGCTTTAGATTAACATATGGTACATTTTTGTTTCAAGTGCTGTTTCCTATGCtatataatatgcaaattaacacaGCTGACTATTTTCTaagttttctttttgaatttaCGTAATTCATTACATAGTGCAGGTAATTATCGGAGTTTCATTCACTTTTCTGGTGTAAGATATTTTCTTGCCATTTGTGTGGAAGTCAAAGACTCGCTACCTTGTAACTCAGGCTCCGTATACGCATTACATTGTGTTATTGTGTGAGAGAATACTTATGCATGTTTTTGTGGAATTATTTATTTACTACACGttatatattcaatttatcgttaccatggttacagtaatttatttcaataaagtcAATAGAAACTGAATCGATATTaatctcttgttttttttttatcgtgtGTTTATTATGTCTCTGATATACATTTCTCTCAttaagattttatttcattcagtaAAGGGCCTACATTAAAGGGCGTgggctggtttgagcatggggaggtggaactaaagtggaatggggtgcacatcttgggtaggtggaactaaagtggaaTGGGGTGCACAACTTGGAGAGGGGgaactaaagtttggaaaatcagctgttgaaagcagaagggGTACCAATTTCGATTTGCTTGCCATACCAGTGTTGGAAATTATCTGCccccagcctacgcccttgcaTTTGTTTCGACttttattcaaacaatgatTTGGGAATACTCAAACATTAGATTTGTTTACCATTATTgtttcatgataaaataattctGGTATATTTGATATCCATATGAGAATTGCATACACCTATTAATGGGAGTGcaagtacactgtaaaaaaaatattggtaaaatttcaacaagcaagggtaattatgtgtccaaccaatttggggcagtatatTACCCATTGCGGGAAGCATATTATATTGTCCAGAAAGGTTAataataagcagcaattactttagaatggacaagattttcatcacacttgattaataaaaatgctcaaaagaaatgcctaatgttggttggacacataattaccctcatggagcattttgaCCCAATATATTTAGAGTGTACAGCATACCGTATAGTATAAATATGATTATGGAGAAATTATTTACAAGCGTTTATCTACTGATGCTATAATATA contains:
- the LOC135157218 gene encoding uncharacterized protein LOC135157218, with the protein product MAKESRIRLLLCLSVVGTITLVQSLPTHREARSVIGDLDLPRRVFWSNVSYDVSVPYVSLDEWDRIRADVESSVRLARRSDTQCRPTLPLEPTLPRDLSLCPWSYHTEDEDPDRFPVIIPQAYCQCSRCHFSRLINFQAIAELPGIRSTSACKEVYENRRVLRRAVPGDETSPYVPYDVPVSVACVCQKHIS